From Desulfuromonas soudanensis, the proteins below share one genomic window:
- a CDS encoding peptidylprolyl isomerase, whose amino-acid sequence MFHCRLLPRLALAIFLLGALLACKEKTEAVDPPLVRIDGRVITLSQFKSDFERTLPAGRTLSIEERGDLERAFLVQAIDRELTLAEAGRLGIVVTDEEQQAALKEYQKDYPGTALETMLQESGQTMEKWQSALAEGLLMEKIVRQAVYSRVSISDDEISRYYKEHREEFDRPAQVRARQIVVGSEAEGQRILGLLRQGEDFAEVARKYSLSPDSEAGGDLGFFSRGQMPPEFDAVVFTLPVNRLSDLIKSEYGYHIFRVEESRKAVRLTLDAVRDEIREQLRAAKEEQTHLEWLQNLRERATIEVNWNLL is encoded by the coding sequence ATGTTCCATTGTCGTCTTCTGCCGCGTTTGGCCCTGGCAATTTTTCTCCTCGGCGCCCTTCTGGCCTGCAAGGAAAAGACCGAAGCCGTCGACCCGCCCCTGGTGCGGATCGATGGTCGGGTCATCACCCTGAGTCAGTTCAAAAGCGACTTCGAACGCACCCTGCCGGCAGGACGCACCCTCTCCATCGAGGAACGGGGGGACCTGGAACGGGCCTTCCTCGTCCAGGCCATCGACCGCGAACTGACCCTGGCCGAAGCCGGGCGTCTCGGCATCGTGGTCACCGACGAGGAGCAGCAGGCCGCCCTGAAGGAGTATCAGAAAGACTACCCCGGAACGGCGCTGGAAACCATGCTGCAGGAGTCCGGCCAGACCATGGAAAAATGGCAGTCCGCACTCGCTGAAGGGTTGCTGATGGAAAAAATCGTCCGCCAGGCCGTCTATTCACGGGTTTCCATCAGCGACGACGAGATCAGCCGATATTACAAGGAGCACCGCGAGGAATTCGACCGGCCGGCTCAGGTCAGGGCACGGCAGATCGTCGTCGGCAGCGAAGCCGAGGGACAGCGGATTCTCGGCCTGTTGCGACAGGGAGAGGATTTTGCCGAGGTCGCCCGAAAGTACTCCCTTTCCCCCGACAGCGAAGCCGGAGGGGACCTGGGTTTCTTCTCCCGAGGGCAGATGCCCCCCGAATTCGATGCCGTGGTCTTCACCCTCCCGGTCAACCGTCTCAGCGACCTGATCAAGAGCGAGTACGGCTACCACATCTTCCGGGTCGAGGAAAGCCGCAAAGCCGTTCGCCTCACCCTCGACGCGGTGCGCGACGAGATACGCGAGCAGCTGCGGGCCGCCAAGGAAGAACAGACCCACCTGGAATGGCTCCAGAACCTGCGCGAGCGGGCCACCATCGAAGTCAACTGGAACCTTCTTTAA
- a CDS encoding acyl-CoA thioesterase — MENFTLVRPEHLNHHGYLFGGVLLKWVDEFAWMAASRDYPGSTFVTVGMDKVAFRHRVVNGAILRFQILPLERGRTSLTYAVDVHAAPPGSVDEERVFSTRVTFVRIDGEGEKIPLPPAKEGL, encoded by the coding sequence ATGGAAAATTTCACCCTGGTGCGTCCCGAGCATCTCAATCATCACGGTTACCTCTTCGGCGGCGTCCTCCTCAAATGGGTGGACGAGTTCGCCTGGATGGCCGCCTCCCGGGACTATCCCGGCAGCACCTTCGTCACCGTCGGCATGGACAAGGTCGCCTTCCGCCACCGCGTGGTCAACGGGGCGATCCTGCGCTTTCAGATTCTCCCCCTGGAACGGGGCCGAACCTCCCTCACCTATGCCGTCGACGTCCACGCCGCTCCGCCGGGATCCGTCGACGAAGAGCGGGTCTTCTCCACCCGGGTCACCTTCGTCCGCATCGATGGAGAGGGGGAGAAGATCCCCCTGCCGCCGGCAAAAGAGGGTCTGTAG
- the nadA gene encoding quinolinate synthase NadA, protein MNQEEIKQEIRRLARERDALLLAHNYQRDEIQEVADITGDSLGLSMEAARTEHRVIVFCGVHFMAESAAILAPDKLVLIPRLDAGCPMADMVTVQGLQAMKTRHPGVPVVTYVNSSAAVKAESDICCTSANAVKVVNSLDAQEVILVPDRNLGRYIAAQTDKICHIWEGYCPTHERLLVADVERALAEHPGALFLAHPECPPEVLQKAHHICSTSGMYDYVSTSPAQTFIVGTEAGILYRLRRDNPDKEFILPTARLICPNMKLTSLEDLLHCLQTLSPEVTVPAEVGARARVTLERMLAVPRD, encoded by the coding sequence ATGAATCAGGAAGAGATCAAACAGGAGATCCGCCGTCTGGCCAGAGAGCGCGACGCGCTCCTTCTGGCCCACAACTACCAGCGGGACGAGATCCAGGAAGTGGCCGATATCACGGGAGATTCACTCGGACTCTCCATGGAGGCCGCCCGCACCGAGCACCGGGTCATCGTCTTCTGCGGCGTCCATTTCATGGCCGAGAGCGCGGCGATTCTCGCCCCGGACAAGCTCGTTCTCATCCCCCGCCTGGACGCCGGCTGCCCCATGGCCGACATGGTCACCGTCCAGGGTCTGCAGGCGATGAAAACCCGCCACCCCGGGGTGCCCGTCGTCACCTACGTCAACTCCAGCGCCGCGGTCAAGGCGGAGAGCGACATCTGCTGCACCAGCGCCAACGCCGTCAAGGTCGTCAACTCCCTGGACGCACAGGAAGTCATCCTCGTTCCCGACCGCAACCTCGGCCGCTACATCGCCGCCCAGACCGACAAGATCTGCCACATCTGGGAAGGGTACTGCCCGACCCACGAGCGCCTGCTGGTGGCGGACGTGGAGCGGGCCCTGGCCGAACACCCCGGCGCCCTCTTCCTGGCCCACCCCGAATGCCCCCCCGAGGTCCTGCAGAAAGCCCATCACATCTGCTCCACAAGCGGCATGTACGATTACGTGAGCACCAGCCCGGCGCAGACGTTCATCGTCGGCACCGAGGCCGGCATTCTCTACCGGTTGCGCCGCGACAACCCGGACAAGGAGTTCATCCTGCCGACCGCGCGGCTGATCTGCCCCAACATGAAGCTCACGTCCCTGGAAGACCTCCTGCACTGCCTGCAGACCCTGAGCCCGGAGGTGACCGTCCCCGCCGAGGTCGGCGCCCGGGCCCGGGTGACCCTGGAGCGGATGCTCGCCGTCCCCCGGGACTGA
- a CDS encoding Nif3-like dinuclear metal center hexameric protein, producing MKKERIVRIQELIGLVHSLYPPALAEEWDNVGLQVGDPAAAVSRVLVALDPGEAALAEARRSNAQALLTHHPLLFRPLHTLVPADETGRVLFSAVKNDIAILCAHTNLDRGRDGLSDWLAQRLGLVDAAVLAPGAADLLKLTVFVPAGYEEAVAEALFRGGAGRIGRYDRCAFRTVGTGTFRPGAGATPFIGAVGSSEEVREVRLETVLPRDRLTRVVERMAKAHPYEEVAYDLVPLANRRSDVGLGRIGRLAEATTLGAFALRVKEALGATGVRIAGETAGKVSRVAVCGGSGASLLGEALRQGADVLVTGDVKYHEARAAESQGIALIDAGHFATEHLMVPELARTLRQGAKERGLKIEFIELEGEKDPFVAI from the coding sequence ATGAAGAAGGAACGCATCGTCCGCATTCAGGAACTCATTGGTCTCGTTCATTCGCTCTATCCCCCGGCTCTGGCCGAAGAATGGGACAATGTGGGATTGCAGGTGGGTGACCCCGCCGCCGCCGTCAGCCGGGTTCTGGTCGCTCTCGACCCCGGCGAAGCGGCTCTGGCCGAGGCCCGTCGCTCCAACGCCCAGGCCCTTCTGACCCATCACCCCCTCCTCTTTCGCCCTCTGCACACCCTGGTCCCGGCCGACGAAACGGGCCGGGTTCTTTTTTCTGCGGTGAAAAACGATATCGCCATCCTCTGTGCTCACACCAACCTCGACCGCGGCCGGGACGGCCTCAGCGACTGGCTGGCGCAGCGCCTCGGCCTTGTCGACGCTGCGGTTCTGGCTCCCGGTGCCGCCGATCTCCTCAAATTGACGGTCTTTGTTCCGGCCGGCTACGAAGAGGCGGTGGCCGAGGCGCTCTTCCGCGGCGGGGCCGGCCGGATCGGCCGCTACGACCGCTGCGCCTTCCGCACCGTTGGAACCGGGACCTTCCGCCCCGGCGCCGGTGCGACCCCCTTCATCGGCGCCGTCGGCAGCTCCGAGGAAGTGCGGGAAGTCCGCCTCGAAACGGTGCTCCCCCGGGACCGGTTGACCCGGGTGGTGGAACGCATGGCCAAGGCTCATCCCTACGAGGAGGTGGCCTACGACCTCGTACCGCTGGCCAATCGTCGCAGCGACGTCGGTCTCGGTCGGATCGGGCGTCTGGCCGAGGCGACCACCCTCGGGGCCTTTGCTCTTCGGGTCAAGGAAGCCCTCGGGGCGACTGGGGTGCGCATCGCCGGCGAGACGGCCGGCAAGGTCTCCAGGGTGGCGGTCTGCGGAGGGAGCGGAGCCTCCCTTCTCGGCGAAGCGCTGCGCCAGGGGGCCGACGTTCTGGTCACCGGCGATGTCAAATACCACGAGGCCCGCGCCGCCGAAAGTCAGGGGATCGCCCTGATCGATGCCGGGCACTTCGCTACCGAGCATCTCATGGTCCCCGAACTGGCCCGGACGCTTCGCCAGGGCGCAAAGGAACGGGGATTGAAAATAGAATTCATAGAGCTGGAAGGGGAGAAGGATCCGTTTGTCGCGATCTGA
- a CDS encoding twin-arginine translocase TatA/TatE family subunit, with protein sequence MPELLLVLALALIVIGPSKLPDIARALGKGLAEFRRATDELKHSFNEESGTAATRDRLLKEGKIKPPEPAGNPYTDGTSDKKEDAAAVETAGVTSPEGEKKAVDPAQTEGEKTTHG encoded by the coding sequence ATGCCCGAGCTGCTGCTCGTTCTGGCTCTGGCCCTCATCGTCATCGGTCCCAGCAAACTCCCCGATATCGCCCGCGCCCTGGGGAAGGGATTGGCCGAGTTTCGCCGCGCCACCGACGAGTTGAAGCACTCCTTCAACGAGGAATCGGGAACGGCCGCCACCCGTGACCGGCTGCTCAAGGAGGGGAAAATCAAGCCCCCGGAGCCGGCGGGAAATCCCTATACGGATGGGACCAGCGACAAAAAGGAGGACGCAGCCGCCGTTGAAACGGCGGGCGTAACGAGCCCCGAAGGGGAAAAAAAGGCCGTCGATCCGGCTCAGACCGAAGGGGAGAAGACGACCCATGGCTGA
- a CDS encoding SurA N-terminal domain-containing protein: MKHLFTLTLALLLACGGLVRAETLDRIAAVVNEQIITTYQLQQAVAERLAERGRGQQNLAAGELAELRSAVLNELVDNALVDERIAALGIKAEDEEVNAAVQDVLRQNKLSLAQLEEALGNEGLTLERYKEKLRQQILRFKLIGREVQSKIEVSTEEIGEYFRTHIDDYRKSPTLHLSRISFVLPAKASAARKAALREEAAAAWNRLRDGEDFSAVLADLEQTGKAQGGDMGTFAEGELTPLFYAAVAGLDTGAVSEVIENSSGFHILRVIGRNPGEVRNFDTVKDEIQRTLRDKKTQARYQEWAAGLKKNAYIDIRL, encoded by the coding sequence ATGAAGCACCTCTTCACCCTGACCCTCGCCCTGCTTTTGGCTTGCGGCGGACTCGTCCGGGCGGAAACTCTCGATCGCATCGCCGCCGTGGTCAATGAGCAGATCATCACCACCTACCAGCTTCAGCAGGCCGTCGCCGAACGCCTCGCCGAAAGGGGACGGGGGCAGCAAAACCTTGCCGCCGGAGAGCTGGCGGAGCTGCGCAGCGCCGTTCTCAACGAACTGGTGGATAACGCCCTGGTCGATGAGCGGATCGCCGCCCTGGGGATCAAGGCCGAGGACGAGGAGGTCAATGCCGCCGTGCAGGACGTGCTGCGCCAGAACAAGCTCAGTCTCGCCCAGCTCGAGGAGGCCCTGGGCAACGAAGGGCTGACCCTCGAGCGCTACAAGGAAAAACTCCGGCAGCAGATTCTGCGCTTCAAGCTCATCGGCCGCGAGGTGCAGAGCAAGATCGAAGTCAGCACCGAGGAGATCGGCGAGTACTTCCGCACCCACATCGACGATTACCGCAAATCGCCCACCCTCCACCTCTCCCGCATCAGCTTCGTGCTCCCCGCCAAGGCGAGCGCCGCCAGGAAGGCGGCTCTGCGCGAAGAGGCCGCAGCAGCGTGGAACCGTCTGCGCGACGGTGAGGACTTTTCCGCCGTCCTCGCCGATCTCGAGCAGACAGGGAAAGCCCAGGGGGGAGACATGGGGACCTTCGCCGAGGGGGAGCTTACCCCTCTCTTTTACGCGGCGGTCGCGGGCCTCGACACCGGCGCCGTCTCCGAGGTCATCGAGAACTCCTCCGGCTTTCACATCCTCAGGGTGATCGGTCGCAATCCCGGCGAAGTCCGCAACTTCGACACAGTCAAGGACGAGATCCAGCGCACCCTGCGCGACAAAAAGACCCAGGCGCGCTACCAGGAGTGGGCCGCGGGGCTGAAGAAAAACGCCTATATCGACATCCGCCTCTGA
- the mfd gene encoding transcription-repair coupling factor, producing the protein MEQDAPQYERAHTTLRSFVEGIGEGAPHSEVLGLVGSSDALFLAALLAERKEPLLILAADGKKAQELAADLIFFHGRPGEIFLFPHWEVRPYEPLSPHPEVEATRLTTLAALDAGRARAVVTTVRALLQKVIPRSVLSGLVEHLEAGHEYLRTPLLYRLDELGYHNVPQVEDRGTFSARGDILDIFPPSRSTPVRIEFFGDTIERMRPFDPASQRSAPEELRSLELLPAREMILAGEHLETFAGRLKERCDALELPRTLREAILEEVREGLFAPGRNFLLPLNYPSLDTFFDYAPGGRWVLLDPPAIEQASDQFAVEVAEGEKRMRDRGELHASAETLFLDPRQLETALGKRPRIDFSALRLLHLEEERPLFRINAEGNGDLRQGEGGLQALAGHLRDWSDRGWRTILVCHQRGQAERLLDLLEPHGVPVRFSPAATFGDAGRGEIHLLVGELSSGFRLPDDRLALVTEEEIFGRRVRRRGTSEARARALLSSLAELKEGDYVVHADHGIARYRGLLHLQTGATEGDYLHLEYAGDDKLYVPVERIEKVQKYSGGEGHAPRLDKMGGGAWEKAKIKARAAVEEMARELLKIYARREMNQGFVYSPPDRLFREFEAAFPYEETADQLSAITDVLSDMQSERPVDRLICGDVGYGKTEVAIRAAFKAVLDGRQVAVLVPTTILARQHLESFRTRFSGTPVEVEMISRFRTPAQQKEILQRTAAGRVDILIGTHRLLQRDVRFKDLGLVVIDEEQRFGVSHKERLKKMRAEVDILTLTATPIPRTLHMGMVGLREISVIDTPPVDRMAIRTYVSRFDDNLIREAILRELRRGGQVFFVHNRVQSIAAMAEFLRRLVPEAKIAVGHGQMGERVLEEVLVDFIDGRTNVLVCTTIIENGIDIPAANTMIVNRADCFGLSQLYQLRGRVGRSNRRAYAYLLIPGEATLTSDARARLKVLQELTELGAGFRIASHDLELRGAGDLLGARQAGQIAAIGFEMYSELLEETIQELKGLAKEDRIDPEIRLGLSAFLPEKYVPDPNQRLVFYKKLAAAEDEEALYLGADELRDRYGELPPAAELLLEMMKLRVLMKRLRIEIAEYDGRRLTFGVNATTPITPEQILALLQDPSGRYAFSPDYRLSIRLERLPAEEVLGEARKELQRFLQAC; encoded by the coding sequence ATGGAACAAGACGCCCCCCAATATGAACGCGCCCACACCACCCTCCGCTCCTTCGTCGAGGGGATCGGCGAGGGCGCGCCCCACAGTGAAGTCCTCGGTCTGGTCGGCTCGAGCGATGCCCTCTTCCTGGCGGCCCTCCTCGCCGAAAGGAAGGAGCCGCTGCTGATTCTGGCGGCCGACGGCAAAAAGGCCCAGGAGCTGGCGGCCGACCTGATTTTTTTCCACGGCCGCCCCGGGGAGATTTTCCTCTTCCCGCACTGGGAAGTGCGCCCCTACGAACCCCTCTCCCCTCACCCCGAGGTCGAGGCCACCCGCCTGACGACCCTCGCCGCCCTCGACGCCGGCCGGGCCCGGGCGGTGGTGACGACCGTTCGCGCCCTGTTGCAAAAAGTCATCCCCCGCTCGGTCCTCTCCGGACTCGTCGAGCACCTCGAAGCCGGCCATGAATACCTTCGCACCCCGCTCCTTTACCGCCTGGATGAACTCGGCTACCACAACGTCCCCCAGGTGGAAGACCGCGGGACCTTTTCCGCCCGCGGCGACATTCTCGACATCTTTCCTCCGAGCCGATCGACGCCGGTCCGCATCGAATTCTTCGGCGACACCATCGAGCGGATGCGCCCCTTCGATCCCGCCAGCCAGCGCTCGGCGCCGGAGGAGCTGCGCAGCCTCGAACTCCTCCCCGCCCGGGAGATGATCCTCGCCGGCGAGCACCTCGAAACCTTCGCCGGCCGCCTCAAGGAGCGGTGCGACGCCCTGGAGCTCCCCCGCACCCTCCGCGAAGCGATCCTCGAGGAGGTGCGCGAAGGCCTCTTCGCTCCGGGACGCAACTTCCTCCTCCCCCTCAACTATCCGTCACTCGACACCTTTTTCGACTACGCCCCCGGAGGGCGCTGGGTCCTCCTCGACCCCCCGGCCATCGAGCAGGCAAGCGACCAGTTCGCCGTCGAGGTCGCCGAAGGGGAGAAACGGATGCGGGACCGGGGGGAACTCCACGCCAGCGCCGAGACCCTGTTCCTCGATCCGCGGCAACTGGAAACCGCGCTGGGAAAACGGCCGCGCATCGACTTTTCGGCTCTGCGCCTCCTCCATCTCGAAGAAGAGCGTCCCCTCTTCCGCATCAACGCCGAAGGGAACGGCGACCTGCGCCAGGGGGAAGGGGGGCTGCAGGCCCTCGCCGGGCACCTGCGCGACTGGTCCGACCGAGGGTGGCGGACGATCCTGGTCTGCCACCAGAGGGGGCAGGCCGAGCGCCTCCTCGACCTCCTCGAGCCCCATGGGGTGCCGGTCCGTTTTTCGCCGGCAGCGACCTTCGGCGACGCCGGCCGCGGCGAGATCCATCTCCTTGTCGGCGAACTCTCCTCCGGCTTCCGCCTCCCCGACGACCGGCTGGCCCTGGTCACCGAGGAGGAAATTTTCGGACGCCGGGTGCGGCGCCGCGGCACCTCCGAGGCCCGGGCCCGGGCCCTCCTTTCCTCCCTCGCCGAACTCAAGGAGGGGGATTACGTCGTCCACGCCGACCACGGCATCGCCCGCTACCGTGGCCTCCTCCACCTGCAGACCGGCGCCACCGAGGGGGATTACCTGCACCTCGAATACGCCGGCGACGACAAGCTCTACGTCCCGGTGGAGCGCATCGAAAAGGTGCAGAAATATTCCGGCGGCGAAGGCCACGCGCCGCGCCTCGACAAGATGGGGGGGGGCGCCTGGGAAAAAGCCAAGATCAAGGCCCGGGCCGCCGTCGAGGAGATGGCCCGGGAGCTGCTGAAGATCTACGCCCGCCGCGAGATGAATCAGGGGTTCGTCTACTCCCCCCCCGACCGCCTCTTCCGCGAATTCGAGGCCGCCTTCCCCTACGAGGAGACCGCCGACCAGCTCTCGGCCATAACCGACGTTCTCTCCGACATGCAGTCGGAGCGCCCCGTCGACCGCCTGATCTGCGGCGACGTCGGCTACGGCAAGACCGAGGTGGCGATCCGTGCCGCCTTCAAGGCGGTTCTCGACGGCCGGCAGGTGGCGGTCCTGGTCCCGACGACCATTCTCGCCCGCCAGCACCTCGAATCCTTCCGGACGCGCTTTTCCGGCACCCCCGTCGAGGTGGAAATGATCTCGCGGTTCCGCACCCCGGCCCAGCAGAAGGAAATTCTCCAGCGGACGGCCGCCGGCCGGGTCGACATCCTCATCGGCACCCACCGCCTCCTGCAGCGCGACGTCCGCTTCAAGGATCTCGGACTGGTGGTCATCGACGAGGAACAGCGCTTCGGGGTCAGTCATAAGGAGCGACTGAAGAAGATGCGCGCCGAAGTGGACATTCTCACTCTCACCGCCACCCCCATCCCCCGCACCCTGCACATGGGGATGGTCGGTCTGCGGGAGATCTCGGTCATCGACACCCCCCCCGTCGACCGCATGGCCATCCGCACCTACGTCAGCCGTTTCGACGACAACCTGATCCGCGAGGCGATCCTGCGCGAACTCCGACGCGGGGGACAGGTCTTTTTCGTCCACAACCGGGTCCAATCCATTGCCGCCATGGCCGAATTCCTCCGCCGCCTCGTCCCCGAGGCGAAAATCGCCGTCGGCCACGGACAGATGGGGGAGAGAGTCCTGGAGGAGGTCCTGGTCGACTTCATCGACGGCCGGACCAACGTCCTCGTCTGCACCACCATCATCGAAAACGGCATCGACATCCCTGCGGCCAACACCATGATCGTCAACCGTGCCGACTGCTTCGGGCTCTCCCAGCTCTACCAGCTCCGCGGCCGGGTCGGACGCTCCAACCGCCGCGCCTACGCCTATCTCCTCATTCCCGGCGAGGCGACATTGACGTCCGACGCCCGGGCGCGCCTCAAGGTGCTTCAGGAGCTGACCGAACTCGGCGCCGGCTTCCGCATCGCCAGCCACGACCTCGAGCTGCGCGGCGCCGGCGATCTCCTCGGCGCCCGCCAGGCCGGTCAGATCGCCGCCATCGGTTTCGAGATGTACTCCGAGCTTCTCGAGGAGACGATCCAGGAACTCAAGGGTTTGGCCAAAGAAGACCGGATCGACCCGGAAATCCGCCTCGGCCTCTCGGCCTTCCTCCCCGAGAAGTACGTCCCCGACCCGAACCAGCGCCTCGTCTTCTACAAGAAACTTGCCGCCGCCGAGGACGAGGAAGCCCTCTACCTCGGCGCCGACGAGCTGCGCGACCGCTACGGCGAACTCCCTCCGGCGGCGGAGCTTCTCCTCGAGATGATGAAGCTGCGGGTGCTGATGAAACGCCTGCGCATCGAGATCGCCGAATATGACGGACGACGCCTGACCTTCGGTGTCAACGCCACAACGCCGATCACTCCCGAGCAAATCCTCGCCCTCCTCCAGGACCCTTCCGGTCGCTACGCCTTCTCCCCCGACTACCGGCTGTCGATCCGCCTCGAGCGCCTCCCCGCCGAAGAGGTGCTGGGTGAGGCCAGAAAAGAATTGCAACGATTTCTGCAGGCATGCTAG
- a CDS encoding zinc ribbon domain-containing protein: protein MQEQMQVLKELQQLDQDLKGIRQNRQKLDQEQAVLGADLDRVRAMVDALSTSIDLLKQQRQEISLALVQEKDNVAKAEGRLPSIKTQKEYVAVLKEIDTAKKLNKDLNEKIQAKDGEIAALARELEEKETEMAAIEEKVNARRSELEKALSGFDLSLAKKDGARNELLGKLPVPLRKRYQLLLDRRDGVAVVEASNETCLGCNMHLPPQLFNSLFQFKEVQSCPHCNRLLFVNGEC from the coding sequence GTGCAAGAACAGATGCAAGTGCTCAAGGAACTGCAGCAGCTCGATCAGGACCTGAAAGGGATTCGCCAGAACCGCCAGAAACTCGACCAGGAGCAGGCCGTTCTCGGTGCCGACCTGGACCGGGTCCGGGCCATGGTGGATGCCCTTTCGACCAGCATCGATCTCCTCAAGCAGCAGCGTCAGGAAATCTCCCTGGCGTTAGTGCAGGAGAAGGACAACGTCGCCAAAGCCGAAGGGCGTCTCCCGAGCATCAAGACCCAGAAGGAGTACGTGGCGGTGCTCAAGGAGATCGATACCGCCAAAAAGCTCAACAAGGATCTGAACGAAAAGATCCAGGCCAAGGACGGGGAGATCGCCGCCCTGGCTCGGGAACTCGAAGAGAAGGAGACCGAGATGGCCGCCATCGAGGAGAAGGTCAACGCCCGCCGCAGCGAGCTGGAAAAGGCCCTGTCCGGATTCGACCTCTCCCTGGCCAAAAAGGATGGCGCCCGCAACGAGCTCCTCGGAAAACTTCCGGTGCCGCTGCGCAAGCGCTACCAACTCCTTCTCGATCGCCGCGACGGCGTGGCGGTGGTCGAAGCCAGCAACGAGACGTGTCTCGGCTGCAACATGCATCTCCCCCCCCAGCTCTTCAACAGCCTCTTCCAGTTCAAGGAAGTCCAGAGCTGCCCCCACTGCAACCGACTCCTCTTCGTCAACGGGGAGTGCTAG
- a CDS encoding TIGR00730 family Rossman fold protein has translation MELHFTRTNNEVDPLIDELIAKVGIAHPGIVREMIISALKAGHESDYLADLKLMRTTMKEMRYTNKVFGPFRNRKKVTIFGSARTAPSEAIYQKCLVFARELADRGYMVITGGGGGIMQAGNEGAGADNSFAVNIRLPFEQETNPVMSQSKNVITYKYFFNRKVAFLKEANAVALFPGGFGTLDEAMEALTLMQTGKNPPIPLVLIDSDEGDYWENWLQFIKKTLLKRGLISGEDFSLFTITRDPIEAAEIIDEFYRVYHSSRFVGDILVIRLNKTLEQSHLDTLTREFSEIIRAGSVPVFSAALPEEKDQPDLLHLPRLVFEFNHFSYGLLKAFIRRLNSF, from the coding sequence ATGGAACTGCATTTCACCCGCACCAACAACGAAGTCGATCCGCTGATCGACGAGCTCATCGCCAAGGTCGGCATTGCCCATCCCGGGATCGTCCGGGAGATGATCATCAGCGCCCTGAAGGCCGGCCATGAGTCCGACTATCTGGCCGACCTCAAGCTGATGCGCACCACCATGAAGGAGATGCGCTACACCAACAAGGTCTTCGGCCCCTTCCGGAATCGCAAGAAGGTGACCATCTTCGGCTCGGCGCGCACCGCCCCGTCCGAGGCGATCTATCAGAAATGCCTCGTCTTCGCCCGGGAACTCGCCGACCGGGGGTACATGGTCATCACCGGCGGCGGCGGCGGAATCATGCAGGCCGGCAACGAGGGGGCGGGAGCCGACAACTCCTTTGCCGTGAACATCCGTCTCCCCTTCGAGCAGGAAACCAATCCGGTGATGAGCCAGAGCAAGAACGTCATCACCTACAAGTACTTCTTCAATCGCAAGGTCGCCTTTCTCAAGGAGGCCAATGCGGTCGCTCTCTTCCCCGGGGGGTTCGGCACTCTCGACGAAGCCATGGAAGCCCTCACCCTGATGCAGACCGGCAAGAATCCGCCGATCCCCCTGGTCCTCATCGATTCGGACGAGGGGGATTATTGGGAGAACTGGCTGCAGTTCATCAAGAAGACCCTTCTCAAGCGGGGATTGATCTCCGGCGAGGATTTCAGCCTCTTCACCATTACCCGCGATCCCATCGAGGCGGCGGAGATCATCGACGAATTCTACCGGGTCTACCATTCGAGTCGTTTTGTCGGCGACATCCTGGTCATCCGCCTCAACAAGACCCTCGAACAGTCGCACCTCGATACCCTCACCAGAGAATTCAGCGAGATCATCCGAGCCGGCAGCGTCCCGGTCTTTTCTGCGGCTCTCCCCGAGGAGAAGGACCAGCCCGACCTCCTCCACCTCCCCCGGCTGGTCTTCGAATTCAACCACTTCAGTTACGGACTGCTCAAGGCCTTCATTCGCCGGTTGAACTCCTTCTAG